From Candidatus Woesearchaeota archaeon, a single genomic window includes:
- a CDS encoding TCP-1/cpn60 chaperonin family protein produces MTNKKDHEQYILPEGTQRNTGRNAQRMNILAARLIAETVRSTLGPKGMDKMLVDEEGNITVTNDGVTILKEMNIDHPSAKMVIEIAKTQEEEVGDGTTTAVVLAGELLKKAEELLDSGIHPTIIVKGYRLANQEALRILEKTAKPINKEDKETLIKIAETAMTGKGAEENKEKLSLIIVEGLLELATRDETNLRSNISVKRKIGNNASESELIRGVIIDKEKTHPDMPTKITNAKILLLDTPLEIKSTASETKISINTPEMMQSFIDIEEKTLKNLVEKVKKTGANTLFCQKGIDDLAQYFLAKQGIYAIRRVKRSDMKKLSQATGAKIISDLDDAENTIGTAGIVEQVRTGEDYITLVKECKNPRTLSILIKGSTSHVADETARAVEDAIGDVATVIQSKKAVPGAGSTEILLSKKLKIYAHTLKGREQLAVQSFAEAFEIIPKTLAENAGLDPINVLTELKHAHDANKNEEGINVFNGELMNSWQEGVIEPLKIKSQAINSATEVATMILRIDDVILSEKQKTRNEPKEL; encoded by the coding sequence ATGACAAACAAAAAAGATCACGAACAATACATATTACCAGAAGGCACACAAAGAAACACAGGAAGAAACGCACAAAGAATGAACATATTAGCAGCGAGATTAATAGCAGAAACAGTGCGCTCAACACTAGGACCAAAAGGCATGGATAAAATGCTAGTAGACGAAGAAGGAAACATAACAGTAACAAACGACGGAGTCACAATACTAAAAGAAATGAACATAGATCACCCATCAGCGAAGATGGTAATAGAAATCGCGAAGACACAAGAAGAAGAAGTAGGCGACGGAACCACAACGGCGGTGGTACTAGCAGGAGAATTACTAAAAAAAGCAGAAGAATTACTAGATTCAGGAATACATCCAACAATCATAGTGAAAGGATACAGATTAGCAAACCAAGAAGCACTAAGAATACTAGAAAAAACAGCAAAACCAATAAACAAAGAAGATAAAGAAACACTAATAAAAATAGCAGAAACAGCTATGACTGGCAAAGGCGCAGAAGAAAACAAAGAAAAATTATCACTAATAATAGTAGAAGGATTACTAGAACTAGCAACACGCGACGAAACAAATCTAAGAAGCAACATATCAGTAAAAAGAAAAATAGGAAATAACGCGTCAGAATCAGAACTCATAAGAGGCGTAATAATAGATAAAGAAAAAACACATCCTGACATGCCAACAAAAATAACAAACGCGAAAATACTATTACTAGATACGCCTTTAGAAATAAAAAGCACCGCTTCCGAAACAAAAATATCAATAAACACGCCGGAAATGATGCAATCATTCATAGACATAGAAGAAAAAACCCTGAAGAACCTAGTAGAAAAAGTAAAAAAAACAGGAGCAAATACGTTATTTTGCCAAAAAGGAATAGATGACTTAGCACAATACTTCCTAGCAAAACAAGGAATATACGCGATTAGACGAGTAAAAAGAAGCGACATGAAAAAATTAAGCCAAGCAACAGGCGCAAAAATAATCAGTGATTTAGACGACGCAGAAAACACGATAGGAACTGCTGGAATAGTAGAACAAGTAAGAACAGGCGAAGATTACATAACGCTAGTAAAAGAATGTAAGAATCCAAGAACACTATCAATCCTAATAAAAGGATCAACGAGTCACGTAGCAGACGAAACCGCTCGCGCAGTTGAAGACGCAATAGGAGACGTAGCAACAGTGATACAATCAAAAAAAGCAGTACCAGGCGCAGGAAGCACAGAGATCCTGCTGTCAAAAAAACTTAAAATTTATGCACACACCTTAAAAGGAAGAGAACAACTAGCAGTACAAAGCTTCGCAGAAGCATTCGAAATAATACCAAAAACACTAGCAGAAAACGCGGGACTAGACCCTATAAATGTGCTAACAGAATTAAAACATGCACACGACGCAAACAAAAACGAAGAAGGAATAAACGTATTTAACGGAGAATTAATGAATTCTTGGCAAGAAGGAGTAATAGAACCACTAAAAATAAAATCACAAGCAATAAACAGCGCAACAGAAGTAGCCACGATGATACTAAGAATAGACGACGTCATACTATCAGAAAAACAAAAAACAAGAAACGAACCAAAAGAACTATGA
- a CDS encoding carotenoid biosynthesis protein, whose amino-acid sequence MKKMFMFFIGLFVALSAFFVVLLDYQSSYVLISTLFMVVLAIPCYCYFVKATKRKGLVVLLLLSFFSMFIETLGVVTGFPYGFFNYTDKLGFFVGVIPWTVSFGWVPLVIASWFLTEDFFNNKSWINKNNRDWFLLLKKVVVGGFVLMVFDLVLDPGSISINFWEWGINGFYYGIPFSNFLGWIFSGAIGVLIIYLFVKDKFGMSSNVLFSAFFGNLFWTVIVIMQGFVVPSIIGVSLLFYLGHKLMKK is encoded by the coding sequence ATGAAGAAGATGTTTATGTTTTTTATTGGTTTATTTGTTGCTTTGAGTGCTTTCTTCGTTGTTTTACTTGATTATCAGAGTAGTTATGTTTTGATTTCTACTTTGTTCATGGTTGTTTTGGCTATTCCTTGTTATTGTTATTTTGTTAAAGCAACTAAGCGTAAGGGATTAGTTGTTTTGTTGTTGCTTTCTTTTTTTTCTATGTTCATTGAGACTCTTGGTGTTGTTACTGGTTTTCCTTATGGTTTTTTTAATTACACTGATAAGCTTGGTTTTTTTGTTGGTGTTATTCCTTGGACTGTTAGTTTTGGTTGGGTTCCTTTGGTTATTGCTTCTTGGTTTTTGACTGAGGATTTTTTTAATAATAAGTCTTGGATTAATAAGAATAATCGTGATTGGTTTTTGTTGTTAAAAAAAGTCGTTGTTGGTGGTTTTGTTTTAATGGTTTTTGATTTGGTTCTTGATCCTGGTTCTATTAGTATTAATTTTTGGGAGTGGGGTATTAATGGTTTTTATTATGGTATTCCTTTTAGTAATTTCCTTGGATGGATTTTTTCTGGTGCTATAGGTGTTTTAATTATTTATTTGTTTGTTAAAGATAAATTCGGGATGAGTAGTAATGTTTTGTTTAGTGCTTTTTTTGGTAATTTGTTTTGGACCGTGATTGTTATTATGCAAGGCTTTGTTGTTCCTTCAATTATTGGTGTTTCGTTATTGTTTTACTTAGGTCATAAGTTAATGAAGAAATAA
- a CDS encoding uracil-DNA glycosylase, with the protein MTQTTLREDSKQEQLKIIEQEIKENLNCPLKKTATNLVFGKGNPDAKILFIGEAPGEKEDQQGIPFVGSAGKKLDELLKKIDLTMEDVYIANILKYRPPKNRNPTTEEIKNHTPYLIKQIKIINPQIICTLGNYATKFVLAGFTTNGMNKIQGITKLHGETQKINELIIMPMYHPAATLYNPDLKETLEKDFEKLKQKINNQN; encoded by the coding sequence ATGACACAAACAACATTAAGAGAAGATTCAAAACAAGAACAACTAAAAATAATAGAACAAGAAATAAAAGAAAACCTGAACTGCCCACTAAAAAAAACAGCCACTAACTTAGTATTCGGAAAAGGAAACCCCGACGCTAAGATATTATTCATAGGAGAAGCACCTGGAGAAAAAGAAGACCAACAAGGAATACCCTTCGTAGGATCCGCAGGAAAAAAACTAGACGAACTACTAAAAAAAATAGACCTAACCATGGAAGACGTGTACATCGCCAACATCCTAAAATACAGACCACCAAAAAACAGAAACCCAACCACAGAAGAAATAAAAAATCATACACCTTACCTAATAAAACAAATAAAAATAATAAACCCACAAATAATCTGCACCCTAGGAAATTACGCAACAAAATTCGTACTAGCAGGATTCACAACGAACGGAATGAACAAAATACAAGGAATAACAAAGCTACACGGAGAAACACAAAAAATAAACGAACTAATAATAATGCCTATGTACCACCCTGCAGCAACACTATACAACCCCGACTTAAAAGAAACACTAGAAAAAGACTTCGAAAAACTCAAACAAAAAATAAACAACCAAAACTAA
- a CDS encoding rRNA pseudouridine synthase: MVKVRVQKIICNNSSVSRRKAEDLIREGRVFVNGEVAVLGSVADPLVDEVRVDKDVVRVVKKVYLLMNKPAGLVTSVFDPNERTIMSVLPDKFKDLNVYPVGRLDKDTTGLLILTNDGDFANYVMHPSNNIKKTYDGVCLGNLSKNDIVALRTGIKLDEGIAKCDIKIIPSVEQTVFEIVLETGWNRQIRRMFDALNHEVVSLRRIKIGGLSLDILGNNVVKEFSKEELEKRLNNKK; the protein is encoded by the coding sequence ATGGTTAAAGTTAGGGTTCAGAAGATTATTTGTAATAATTCTAGTGTTTCTAGGAGGAAAGCTGAGGATTTGATTAGGGAAGGTCGTGTTTTTGTTAATGGTGAAGTAGCTGTTCTGGGTTCTGTTGCTGATCCTTTAGTTGATGAAGTCAGGGTTGATAAAGACGTTGTGCGCGTTGTTAAAAAAGTTTATTTGTTGATGAATAAGCCTGCTGGATTAGTGACTAGTGTTTTTGATCCTAATGAGCGAACCATTATGAGTGTTTTACCTGATAAGTTTAAGGATCTTAATGTGTATCCTGTTGGTAGACTTGATAAGGATACTACTGGTTTGTTAATTCTTACTAATGATGGTGACTTCGCGAATTACGTTATGCATCCGTCTAATAATATTAAGAAGACTTATGATGGGGTGTGTCTTGGTAATTTGTCTAAGAATGACATCGTCGCGTTAAGAACAGGTATTAAATTAGATGAAGGTATTGCTAAATGTGACATCAAGATTATTCCTAGTGTTGAGCAAACTGTTTTTGAAATCGTTCTTGAGACTGGCTGGAACAGGCAGATTCGTAGGATGTTTGATGCTTTGAATCATGAAGTTGTGAGTCTTCGTAGGATTAAGATTGGTGGTTTGTCTTTGGATATTCTTGGTAATAACGTTGTTAAAGAATTTTCTAAGGAAGAGCTTGAGAAAAGATTAAACAATAAGAAATAA
- a CDS encoding GTP-binding protein, whose amino-acid sequence MGNEDKIKELEDLIANSQYNKRTQKAIGIYKAQLAKLKEKEASRSGGGGGEGFAVRKTGDGTVVLLGFPSVGKSTLLNNLTDADSEVGAYAFTTLTTVPGMLDYEHAKIQILDVPGIVHGAATGRGRGTEVFSVLRSADLILILIDVNNPNHYEAILKEINDSGIRINQEKPDVKIKKTSKDGIKISKTVKLELDDDTIKEVLKTFRINNADVVIRSQINVDQLIDCIEANKIFVPSITILNKVDMVTKEEAERVAKKIKADLKISAEKKYHIEELKDLIYTKLNLIRIYMKEPGKEPDLDIPLIIAKKSTVRDVCSKLHKDFISKFKFCRIWGESAKFPGQKQSLKHILKDKDILEIHLR is encoded by the coding sequence GTGGGAAACGAAGACAAGATAAAAGAACTAGAAGACTTAATAGCTAATTCACAATACAACAAAAGAACCCAAAAAGCCATAGGAATCTACAAAGCACAACTCGCAAAGCTAAAAGAAAAAGAAGCAAGCAGAAGCGGAGGAGGCGGAGGAGAAGGCTTCGCAGTAAGAAAAACAGGCGACGGCACAGTAGTACTACTAGGATTCCCAAGCGTAGGAAAAAGCACATTACTAAACAACTTAACAGACGCGGACTCAGAAGTAGGCGCATACGCATTCACCACTTTAACAACAGTACCAGGAATGCTAGATTACGAACACGCAAAAATACAAATCCTAGACGTACCAGGAATCGTACACGGCGCAGCCACGGGGCGAGGAAGAGGAACAGAAGTATTCTCAGTACTAAGAAGCGCAGATCTAATCCTAATATTAATAGATGTGAACAACCCGAACCACTACGAAGCCATCCTAAAAGAAATAAACGATTCAGGAATCAGAATAAACCAAGAAAAACCAGACGTAAAAATAAAAAAAACCAGCAAAGACGGAATAAAAATAAGCAAAACAGTGAAACTAGAACTAGACGATGACACAATAAAAGAAGTACTAAAAACATTCAGAATAAACAACGCAGACGTAGTCATAAGAAGCCAAATAAACGTAGACCAACTAATAGACTGCATAGAAGCAAACAAAATATTCGTACCCTCAATCACGATCCTAAACAAAGTAGACATGGTAACAAAAGAAGAAGCAGAACGCGTCGCAAAAAAAATAAAAGCGGACCTAAAAATAAGCGCAGAAAAAAAATATCACATAGAAGAACTAAAAGACCTAATCTACACAAAACTAAACCTCATCAGGATATACATGAAAGAACCAGGAAAAGAACCAGACCTAGACATACCACTAATAATAGCAAAAAAAAGCACAGTAAGAGACGTATGCAGCAAACTACACAAAGACTTCATAAGCAAATTCAAATTCTGCAGGATATGGGGAGAATCCGCGAAGTTCCCAGGACAAAAACAAAGCCTAAAACACATCCTAAAAGACAAAGACATACTCGAAATACACCTACGATGA
- a CDS encoding HAD family hydrolase — MKKKVLVFDLWGTIVETGVKPSPSRQIKYFLRVRESFSDFVLAFEHSFMTRKFESLKQGFEHVVKDFNLRIPDFVYEKMIGMWNKNVILSEMYEDVKPVLEELRKKKYKTVLLANIDQFAYEQLEHKHQLSELFDAVYPSFETGLLKINSESFEKIAKDLKVEKEEILMIGDSVHSDMEAAEKAGIQGLLLDRKDNREYDNKILLLTELEEQLKK; from the coding sequence ATGAAGAAAAAAGTATTAGTTTTTGATTTATGGGGAACCATAGTCGAAACAGGAGTGAAACCAAGTCCGAGCCGACAAATAAAATATTTCTTAAGAGTGAGAGAGTCATTCTCAGACTTCGTGTTAGCGTTTGAGCATAGCTTCATGACTCGAAAATTCGAATCATTAAAACAAGGATTCGAACACGTAGTTAAAGATTTTAACTTAAGAATACCTGATTTTGTCTATGAAAAAATGATAGGGATGTGGAACAAAAACGTTATATTATCAGAGATGTACGAAGACGTAAAACCAGTACTAGAAGAACTAAGAAAAAAGAAATACAAAACAGTGCTACTAGCAAACATAGATCAATTCGCATACGAACAATTAGAACACAAACACCAATTATCAGAGTTATTCGACGCTGTTTACCCATCATTCGAAACAGGACTATTAAAAATAAATTCTGAGTCATTCGAAAAAATAGCTAAGGATCTAAAAGTAGAAAAAGAAGAAATACTAATGATAGGGGACTCGGTGCATAGCGACATGGAAGCAGCTGAGAAAGCAGGAATACAAGGATTGCTATTAGACAGAAAAGACAACAGAGAATACGATAACAAGATATTGTTATTAACAGAATTAGAAGAACAACTAAAAAAATAA
- a CDS encoding DUF655 domain-containing protein — MQNRREETAIVLDFLLNGYSYDNSPSHLKTPIVQALGINNFTILELVPRKGIFLQPFETVYVGQSKRDKIHHINGRIPYTKLTSTAKAELEHAVKDIVHKEEKRFIEFFNEAKPLNTRIHTLEFLPGVGKKHMMEIIEERRDKPFSDFKDLKQRVKLIQDPEKLIVKRIVQELEGKEKYNLFVSR, encoded by the coding sequence ATGCAAAACAGAAGAGAAGAAACAGCGATAGTTCTAGACTTTTTGCTAAACGGCTATTCATACGACAACAGTCCGAGCCATTTGAAAACCCCTATAGTTCAAGCTCTTGGGATTAACAACTTCACAATCCTAGAATTAGTACCAAGAAAAGGAATATTCTTACAACCATTCGAAACAGTGTACGTAGGACAATCAAAAAGAGACAAAATACACCACATAAACGGAAGAATACCCTACACGAAACTAACCAGCACAGCGAAAGCAGAACTAGAACACGCAGTGAAAGACATAGTGCATAAAGAAGAAAAAAGATTCATAGAATTCTTCAACGAAGCAAAACCACTAAACACGAGGATACACACCCTAGAATTCTTACCAGGAGTAGGAAAAAAACACATGATGGAAATAATAGAAGAAAGAAGAGACAAACCATTCAGCGACTTCAAAGACTTAAAACAACGCGTAAAACTAATACAAGACCCAGAAAAACTCATAGTAAAAAGAATAGTTCAAGAACTAGAAGGAAAAGAAAAATACAACTTATTCGTATCAAGATAA
- a CDS encoding winged helix-turn-helix domain-containing protein: protein MGQQEVYDFLVKNKKGWYTSKEISESINASIGSVTMSLKKLRKANLVKFKTAGKRNTYSYQIQA from the coding sequence ATGGGACAACAAGAAGTATACGATTTCCTCGTAAAAAACAAAAAAGGATGGTACACATCTAAAGAAATAAGCGAATCAATAAACGCAAGCATAGGATCAGTAACTATGTCCTTAAAAAAATTAAGAAAAGCCAATCTAGTAAAATTTAAAACAGCAGGCAAACGAAACACGTATTCTTACCAAATACAAGCATGA
- a CDS encoding radical SAM protein, which produces MIEIKFEDITFQETNTGIRIWYYDNYYFDVEEELGFEYEIKTKNLYVNNEKKAEKKLSIIINQGLKKLRNKLRNKETLLINEELGLPLIGSNEFGLIDRGTNIIEVKPVTGCNLNCVFCSISEGINNKKDLVVELNYLIQEFKRLASIKKKPIEANIGPQGEPLLYPRIIELVREIKKINNVETVSINTNGTLLNEELIDKLKEAGLTRINLSLHSLSTEQATKLANAYYDVEKIKRIIKYCEGKIDIMLTPLYIPSHNEDLEELFLFAKNIKNKNSPILGVQNYLNYKQGRNITQQAEWNTFYDYLRKKEQELKIPLMLKETDFQIDYDETLPKPFKKGQIIKATIITNARNKNEYYATAQERTITVINPKKINGVVSIKILRDKHNIYLAT; this is translated from the coding sequence ATGATAGAAATAAAATTCGAAGACATAACGTTTCAAGAAACCAATACGGGAATAAGAATATGGTATTACGATAATTATTACTTTGACGTAGAAGAAGAACTAGGATTCGAATACGAAATAAAAACCAAGAACTTGTACGTGAACAACGAAAAGAAAGCAGAAAAAAAACTAAGCATAATAATAAATCAAGGACTAAAAAAATTAAGAAACAAATTAAGAAACAAAGAAACATTACTAATAAACGAAGAACTAGGACTGCCACTAATAGGAAGCAACGAATTCGGATTAATAGACAGAGGAACAAACATAATAGAAGTAAAACCAGTAACAGGGTGTAACTTAAACTGCGTTTTTTGCTCAATAAGCGAAGGAATAAACAACAAAAAAGACTTAGTAGTAGAACTAAACTATTTAATACAAGAGTTCAAAAGATTAGCAAGCATAAAAAAGAAACCAATAGAAGCAAACATAGGACCACAAGGAGAACCTTTATTGTACCCAAGAATAATAGAACTAGTAAGAGAAATAAAAAAAATAAACAACGTAGAAACAGTATCCATAAACACTAACGGAACATTACTAAATGAAGAATTAATAGATAAATTAAAAGAAGCAGGACTCACAAGAATAAATCTTTCATTACATTCATTAAGCACTGAACAAGCAACAAAGCTAGCAAACGCTTATTACGACGTGGAAAAAATAAAAAGAATCATAAAGTACTGCGAAGGAAAAATAGACATCATGCTCACCCCGTTATACATACCAAGTCACAACGAAGACTTAGAAGAATTATTCTTATTCGCGAAAAACATAAAAAACAAAAACTCGCCGATCCTAGGAGTACAAAATTATTTGAACTACAAACAAGGAAGAAACATAACGCAACAAGCAGAATGGAACACTTTCTACGATTACCTAAGAAAAAAAGAACAAGAACTAAAAATTCCATTAATGCTAAAAGAAACAGATTTTCAAATAGATTACGACGAAACACTTCCTAAGCCATTCAAAAAAGGACAAATAATCAAAGCAACAATAATAACTAATGCGAGAAACAAAAACGAGTACTACGCGACCGCGCAAGAAAGAACAATAACAGTGATAAACCCTAAGAAAATTAACGGAGTAGTAAGCATAAAAATACTAAGAGATAAACACAATATATACTTAGCAACATGA
- the gltX gene encoding glutamate--tRNA ligase, translating to MVFSIEQRDLMFKLALKNAVKHDGSANPKALIGGFLGEFPDARKDMKSLVVELGVVAGEVNSLGLDVQKEKLLELEPDVFVKKERNIFDFLGISEGEFVKTAFPPGPEKHPHIGHAKSLLLNYLLAKQYNGEFCLRFEDTNPDLVRAEFYDIMLKDFGWLGVSWDELVFASDFMDLYYEHCESLLKDDKAYVCSCKSEDIKVQRETGVPCSCRGNSSVKNLELWDLMKTSMSPGDATVRLKIDLLHKNSTMRDPSIFRVNLNEHARHGSKYRVWPNYDFQNSIMDGYFKITHRIRSKEFEMRNELQRFIQRLFGYDETKIFEMARFNIEGAEASGRVIREMIKNNELIGWDDPSLITLCALRRRGFLPRAIENFVVSTGISKSESVLTWDDLIVQNRRLLDESSDRFFFVSDPVKLEVVGAPSKSFELNLHPMHRKGGRLFNTKDVFFVSRKDFDSFKSGVYRFIELFNFEFDFESKVAKFLDEDVKTFKEKGKSMLHYLPVSSGVEAEVLMPDKEVVKGLCEENVKKARVGDVVQFERFGFCRLDKVEGNKYFFWFTHS from the coding sequence ATGGTTTTTAGTATTGAGCAAAGGGATTTGATGTTTAAGCTCGCGTTGAAGAATGCTGTTAAGCATGATGGTTCTGCTAATCCTAAGGCTTTGATTGGTGGTTTTCTTGGTGAGTTTCCTGATGCGCGTAAGGATATGAAGTCTTTGGTTGTTGAGTTAGGTGTTGTTGCAGGCGAAGTTAATAGTCTTGGTTTGGATGTTCAAAAGGAGAAGCTTCTTGAATTGGAACCTGATGTTTTTGTTAAGAAGGAGAGGAATATTTTTGATTTTCTAGGCATTTCAGAGGGTGAGTTTGTTAAGACCGCGTTTCCTCCTGGTCCTGAGAAGCATCCTCATATTGGTCATGCTAAATCTTTATTATTGAATTATTTGCTTGCTAAACAATACAACGGCGAATTTTGTTTGCGTTTTGAGGATACTAATCCTGATTTGGTTAGGGCTGAGTTTTATGATATTATGTTGAAGGATTTTGGTTGGCTCGGTGTGTCTTGGGATGAGTTGGTTTTTGCTTCTGATTTTATGGATTTGTATTATGAGCATTGTGAATCTTTGTTAAAGGATGATAAGGCGTATGTTTGTTCTTGTAAATCTGAGGATATTAAGGTTCAAAGGGAAACTGGTGTTCCTTGTTCTTGTCGTGGTAATTCGTCTGTTAAGAATCTTGAGTTATGGGATTTGATGAAGACTTCTATGAGTCCTGGTGATGCTACTGTTCGTTTGAAAATTGATTTGTTGCATAAGAATAGTACTATGCGTGATCCTAGTATTTTTCGTGTTAATTTGAATGAACATGCTCGTCATGGTTCTAAGTATAGGGTGTGGCCTAATTATGATTTTCAAAATAGCATCATGGATGGTTATTTTAAGATTACTCATCGTATTAGGAGTAAGGAGTTTGAGATGAGGAATGAGCTTCAAAGATTTATTCAGCGTTTGTTTGGTTATGATGAAACTAAGATTTTTGAGATGGCGAGGTTTAATATTGAGGGTGCTGAAGCGTCTGGTAGGGTTATTCGTGAGATGATTAAGAATAATGAGTTGATTGGTTGGGATGATCCTTCTCTTATTACTCTTTGTGCTCTTCGTCGTAGGGGTTTTCTTCCTAGGGCTATTGAGAATTTCGTTGTTAGTACTGGTATTTCTAAGAGTGAATCTGTTTTGACTTGGGATGATTTGATTGTTCAGAATCGTAGATTATTGGATGAGTCTTCTGATAGGTTTTTCTTTGTTTCTGATCCTGTTAAGTTAGAAGTTGTGGGTGCTCCGAGTAAGAGTTTTGAGTTGAATCTTCATCCTATGCACAGGAAGGGTGGTCGTTTGTTTAATACAAAGGATGTGTTCTTTGTTTCGCGTAAAGATTTTGATTCTTTTAAGAGTGGTGTTTACAGGTTTATTGAATTGTTTAATTTTGAGTTTGACTTTGAAAGTAAGGTGGCTAAGTTCTTGGATGAAGATGTTAAAACGTTTAAGGAAAAAGGTAAGAGTATGCTTCATTATTTGCCTGTTTCAAGCGGTGTTGAAGCTGAGGTTTTAATGCCTGATAAAGAAGTTGTTAAGGGTTTGTGTGAAGAAAACGTAAAGAAAGCGAGAGTTGGTGATGTTGTTCAGTTCGAGCGTTTCGGGTTTTGTCGCTTGGATAAAGTTGAAGGTAATAAATACTTTTTTTGGTTTACTCATTCTTAG